From the Caldalkalibacillus uzonensis genome, one window contains:
- a CDS encoding RNA polymerase sigma factor, translating into MRDEMLVELALQGDDDALRQLHDRYIGQVFQYAYTQTGDYHRAEEVAQDVMYKMAVNLASFQGKSSFKTWLFAIGRRVVIDYHRKYKKDNEKIWLNEEQVLQVPEQRSVEGEVLRHSLREQILRGLQQLSVDDRTVIYLRFVEGFSIDETAKIMSRTTLAIKSLQNRAKKKLAALIRSEVNEEDEQP; encoded by the coding sequence TTGAGGGATGAAATGTTGGTCGAACTGGCTTTGCAAGGGGATGATGATGCCTTGCGCCAATTGCATGACCGGTATATTGGTCAGGTTTTTCAATATGCTTACACGCAAACAGGTGATTATCACCGGGCTGAAGAAGTGGCCCAAGACGTGATGTATAAGATGGCCGTCAATTTGGCCAGCTTTCAGGGGAAATCCAGTTTTAAAACCTGGCTGTTTGCCATCGGCCGGCGGGTGGTGATTGACTACCACCGTAAATATAAAAAAGACAATGAAAAGATCTGGCTCAACGAGGAACAAGTGCTGCAGGTTCCCGAACAGCGTTCGGTGGAAGGCGAAGTGCTGCGCCACTCGTTGCGGGAACAGATTTTGCGCGGACTTCAACAATTGTCCGTTGATGACAGGACTGTCATCTACTTGCGCTTTGTGGAAGGGTTTTCGATCGATGAGACCGCAAAGATTATGTCAAGAACCACATTGGCCATAAAATCGTTGCAAAACCGGGCCAAGAAGAAACTGGCCGCGCTGATCAGAAGTGAGGTGAACGAAGAAGATGAACAACCTTAG